A region from the Flexibacter flexilis DSM 6793 genome encodes:
- a CDS encoding Rha family transcriptional regulator, with product MPNKKESPAPTKNEQMVIANNGQPITTSRKVAQAFGKEHKIVMRDIRELGCSPEFGGYNFVPTSYLDKQGKERPEYQITKNGFVMLVMGYTGENAMAFKEAYIAAFDKMEAQLHSYFLPAEQQGKFAGLQPVVHTGVKCFCYIDVLRAVGFSTRSGSVYGRRKKFGTHFFKVFGRTFITADYANHLDATKQLMLEASKMQLDIPFQEEGGVSC from the coding sequence ATGCCTAACAAGAAAGAAAGTCCAGCTCCGACAAAAAACGAGCAAATGGTAATTGCCAACAACGGGCAGCCCATCACTACCAGCCGCAAGGTAGCCCAAGCCTTCGGGAAAGAACACAAAATAGTAATGCGCGACATCAGGGAACTGGGTTGCTCGCCAGAATTCGGCGGGTACAATTTTGTACCCACCTCTTATCTTGACAAACAAGGGAAAGAACGTCCTGAGTATCAGATAACGAAAAATGGCTTCGTGATGCTTGTCATGGGTTACACTGGCGAAAATGCGATGGCCTTCAAAGAAGCCTACATTGCAGCCTTCGATAAAATGGAGGCGCAATTGCACAGCTACTTTTTGCCAGCAGAGCAGCAAGGTAAGTTTGCAGGTTTGCAACCAGTGGTGCATACGGGCGTAAAATGCTTTTGCTACATAGACGTGCTTAGAGCCGTTGGGTTTAGCACACGTAGCGGCTCGGTTTATGGCCGCCGCAAAAAGTTTGGTACGCATTTTTTCAAGGTATTTGGCCGCACGTTTATTACGGCAGACTACGCCAATCATCTCGATGCAACTAAACAACTAATGTTAGAAGCAAGTAAAATGCAATTAGATATTCCATTTCAGGAAGAAGGAGGTGTATCATGCTAA
- a CDS encoding putative periplasmic lipoprotein — protein sequence MKNVIILSLVALMATACGGNPEKDRATNLIKNNIGKSLPFDDVKIASVENGTGVIVDGSWCYWIDKDGNVFCVNGTSRGVWPKSKECVQAPIQSTFSDIEKIAK from the coding sequence ATGAAAAATGTAATTATATTATCTCTTGTGGCTCTTATGGCCACAGCCTGTGGCGGAAATCCAGAAAAAGATAGAGCAACTAATTTAATTAAAAATAACATCGGAAAATCGCTGCCATTCGATGATGTTAAAATTGCTTCTGTCGAAAATGGAACAGGTGTAATCGTTGATGGTTCTTGGTGTTATTGGATTGATAAAGATGGCAATGTTTTTTGTGTAAATGGAACTTCGCGTGGTGTTTGGCCAAAATCAAAAGAATGTGTACAAGCTCCTATCCAATCAACATTTTCAGATATAGAAAAAATAGCTAAATAA
- a CDS encoding DUF3164 family protein: protein MSKTQVTQEQLAAIKAKPFDQLTGEEQEILLGDAAAKKAAKQNGLRETYSSMRDSLIVGLLTRAEKLSADMTAFKTQAIAELDTFAEIMKEYSGRADNADDKGNFTIESPDGLAKIIFSNNEKSKFNELSIEAEKHIMLFINSEFGDKPAAKIITTLLERTKGSLDIKLIQRLYKMENDYQDENWKRGIELLKESWQPTDVASYVRFYKRPTKQDKYTLVNLNFSAA, encoded by the coding sequence ATGTCTAAGACACAAGTAACACAAGAGCAATTGGCTGCGATTAAAGCCAAACCATTTGACCAACTTACTGGCGAAGAGCAAGAAATATTGCTTGGCGATGCGGCGGCGAAAAAGGCCGCTAAGCAAAATGGACTGCGCGAAACGTATAGCTCAATGCGAGATTCGCTAATCGTTGGGCTGCTGACTCGTGCGGAGAAATTATCTGCTGATATGACCGCATTTAAAACACAAGCAATTGCCGAGCTTGATACGTTCGCGGAGATTATGAAAGAGTACAGTGGTCGTGCAGACAATGCCGACGACAAAGGCAACTTCACGATTGAGTCGCCTGATGGTTTGGCAAAAATTATCTTTTCCAACAACGAAAAGAGCAAGTTCAACGAGCTTTCTATTGAAGCGGAAAAGCATATCATGCTGTTTATCAACAGCGAGTTTGGGGATAAGCCCGCTGCAAAAATTATTACTACGTTACTTGAGCGTACAAAAGGCAGCTTAGATATTAAGCTGATTCAGAGGCTCTATAAGATGGAAAATGACTATCAAGACGAGAACTGGAAACGCGGCATTGAGTTGCTGAAGGAGTCTTGGCAGCCTACCGACGTGGCAAGCTACGTGCGTTTTTACAAACGCCCAACCAAGCAAGACAAATACACGCTGGTCAATCTTAATTTTTCCGCCGCCTAA
- a CDS encoding AAA family ATPase: protein MTDINRVTLSRALSPKNLLDKTHKLFEFGNQWAEVFGQPEQFGAWIIYGNEKNGKTWFALLLAKHLAQFQQVLYVSAEEGTGAAFCQAVGRAGITDKTSNILFLEYESIDELRVRLSRRQAAKVVFIDNVTIYADELKNGVFRKLLHDFPSVLFVFLAHEERNEPTTATGKLIKKLAKIIVRVQGLAANVGGRCKGGNLIIDEERAALFHGQNILQQ, encoded by the coding sequence ATGACAGATATTAACAGAGTCACACTGTCTCGCGCCTTGTCGCCGAAAAATTTGCTTGACAAAACACACAAGTTATTCGAGTTCGGTAACCAGTGGGCGGAGGTATTCGGGCAGCCCGAACAGTTCGGAGCTTGGATAATTTACGGAAATGAAAAAAACGGCAAGACATGGTTTGCCTTGCTGCTTGCCAAGCACTTAGCTCAATTTCAGCAAGTGTTATATGTGTCGGCGGAAGAGGGTACTGGGGCAGCGTTCTGCCAAGCCGTTGGGCGTGCAGGAATTACAGACAAAACAAGCAACATTTTGTTTTTGGAATACGAATCCATCGACGAACTGCGTGTAAGACTTTCACGGCGGCAAGCGGCTAAGGTAGTGTTCATCGACAACGTCACAATTTATGCCGACGAACTCAAGAATGGTGTTTTTCGCAAGTTGTTGCATGATTTCCCAAGCGTACTATTTGTGTTTTTAGCCCACGAAGAGCGCAACGAGCCGACGACTGCAACGGGTAAGCTCATTAAAAAGTTGGCTAAAATCATAGTGCGCGTGCAGGGTCTTGCTGCCAATGTCGGTGGCAGGTGCAAAGGCGGAAACCTAATCATTGACGAAGAGCGAGCAGCATTGTTTCACGGCCAAAACATCTTACAGCAATGA
- a CDS encoding AAA family ATPase, which yields MKLSEEFKEKVIVALMEQRENFGGSDAAYAKRYGISPAIYSRLKNGERANIIAESVLLNIGRELGIDLRERKWSVAETDVFKIISEDIVFCQQNAKARICVDDCGIGKTFSAKYLAKTRQNCFYVDASQAKTKQLFIRLLAKTIGIDSTGKYSEVKANLKYYTKQLIEPVIIIDEAGDLDYPAFLELKELWNATENACGWYLMGADGLRQKITSGIRTRKVGYRELFSRFSERYTTTVPTGVQDRRAFYKKLITDVLAANMSDSNHMSMIVNKCLENDSQGEIGGLRRAESLLLILENQQQNDRY from the coding sequence ATGAAACTTTCCGAAGAATTTAAAGAAAAAGTAATTGTGGCTCTGATGGAGCAGCGCGAAAATTTTGGCGGCTCAGATGCCGCTTACGCCAAGCGTTACGGTATATCGCCCGCGATATATTCGCGCTTGAAAAATGGTGAACGCGCTAATATTATTGCCGAAAGTGTGCTGCTTAATATTGGCCGCGAGCTTGGAATTGATTTGCGCGAACGTAAGTGGAGTGTGGCCGAGACAGATGTTTTCAAAATCATATCCGAAGACATTGTATTCTGTCAGCAAAATGCGAAAGCACGCATCTGTGTAGATGATTGCGGCATTGGCAAGACTTTTTCGGCCAAATACTTAGCTAAAACACGCCAAAATTGCTTCTATGTTGATGCCAGCCAAGCTAAAACAAAGCAATTGTTTATCCGACTGTTGGCCAAAACAATAGGCATCGACTCAACAGGTAAGTATTCTGAGGTGAAGGCTAACCTAAAGTATTACACCAAGCAGCTGATTGAGCCAGTGATTATCATAGATGAGGCTGGAGATTTGGACTACCCAGCCTTCCTTGAGCTAAAGGAGCTATGGAATGCTACCGAAAATGCTTGCGGTTGGTATTTGATGGGTGCAGATGGCCTTCGCCAAAAAATCACATCGGGAATCAGGACTCGTAAAGTAGGCTATCGCGAATTGTTCTCAAGATTCTCTGAACGCTATACTACGACAGTGCCGACGGGTGTGCAAGACCGCCGAGCATTTTACAAGAAACTCATTACTGATGTATTGGCCGCCAACATGAGCGACAGTAATCACATGAGTATGATTGTCAATAAGTGCTTGGAGAATGATTCGCAGGGTGAGATTGGCGGGTTGCGTCGGGCTGAAAGTTTGTTACTAATCCTTGAAAATCAGCAGCAAAATGACAGATATTAA
- a CDS encoding efflux RND transporter periplasmic adaptor subunit has product MKNIALILSLFAIVVLAACSTKIQHQKEEKFKVASPLVKDTVYTSEYVAELNAIQNVEIRTRIKGYIETIRVDEGQNVKKGQTLFSVSSRRYQQDLRKAKANLKSVLAELKSAEIELESSRTLLKKNIIAQTEYDLAAAKVDALNAKLEEAESEEAQAKLNLSFAEIKAPFDGIINRIPYKTGSLVEEGTLLTTLSNNKEVYAYFNVAEKDYLDYVITKGGGKSKEVDLVLANGSVYAHKGIIETTESEFDKSTGNIAFRAKFPNPEQILKHGATGKVQVSTALKNAMLISQKSTFEIQGNVYVYVVDKNNVVQMRKITPTVRWPHLYAIGAGLSPSDKFIYEGIQRVKEVRGIK; this is encoded by the coding sequence ATGAAAAATATAGCATTGATTTTGAGCCTGTTTGCTATTGTCGTTTTAGCAGCCTGCTCAACTAAAATTCAGCATCAAAAAGAAGAAAAATTTAAGGTGGCCAGTCCGTTGGTAAAAGATACGGTTTACACCAGCGAATATGTAGCCGAGCTGAATGCCATTCAGAACGTGGAAATTCGCACACGAATAAAAGGCTACATCGAAACGATTCGGGTAGATGAAGGCCAGAACGTAAAGAAAGGGCAAACGCTGTTTTCGGTGAGCAGTCGGCGTTATCAGCAAGATTTGCGCAAAGCCAAAGCCAATCTGAAAAGCGTGTTGGCCGAGCTAAAATCCGCTGAAATAGAACTGGAAAGTTCCCGAACATTGCTCAAAAAAAATATCATTGCCCAAACCGAATACGATTTGGCGGCGGCCAAAGTAGATGCGCTCAACGCCAAGCTCGAAGAGGCCGAATCGGAAGAGGCACAGGCCAAACTCAATTTGTCTTTTGCCGAAATAAAAGCTCCTTTCGACGGGATTATTAACCGCATTCCATACAAAACAGGAAGTTTGGTAGAAGAAGGAACATTGCTTACAACTCTTTCCAACAACAAAGAAGTGTACGCGTATTTCAATGTTGCGGAGAAAGATTATTTGGATTATGTAATCACGAAAGGCGGCGGAAAATCCAAAGAAGTAGATTTAGTATTGGCCAATGGCAGTGTTTATGCGCACAAAGGCATTATTGAAACGACAGAAAGCGAGTTTGACAAAAGCACAGGCAATATTGCTTTTCGTGCCAAATTCCCGAATCCCGAACAAATCCTCAAACACGGCGCAACTGGCAAAGTACAAGTAAGTACAGCGTTGAAAAATGCCATGCTTATTTCCCAAAAATCAACTTTCGAGATTCAGGGCAATGTGTACGTGTATGTAGTGGATAAAAACAATGTAGTACAAATGCGCAAAATCACTCCAACGGTTCGTTGGCCGCATCTGTATGCCATTGGTGCGGGACTTTCTCCTTCCGACAAATTTATTTATGAAGGAATACAGCGAGTAAAAGAAGTAAGGGGTATAAAATGA
- a CDS encoding PspC domain-containing protein gives MTKKIQIFCEKQAFGVCARLGDYMGISSGGIRLFFVYTSFLTMGSPVILYLILAFVMDMRKHFRRGNSSIWDF, from the coding sequence ATGACGAAGAAAATTCAAATTTTTTGCGAAAAACAAGCCTTTGGAGTTTGCGCTCGTTTGGGCGACTACATGGGCATTTCGTCGGGGGGTATTCGCTTATTTTTTGTTTATACTTCCTTCCTGACAATGGGTTCGCCCGTGATTTTGTATCTCATTTTGGCCTTCGTGATGGATATGCGAAAGCATTTCAGACGCGGCAATAGTTCCATTTGGGATTTTTAA
- a CDS encoding peptidylprolyl isomerase, producing MKYWLNLSALCVALLAASAPRANAQLKGQSIDKIIAKVDNYIVLRSDLEVAYLQASQNNQRQRPDMRCKVLENLVINKLMLAKADIDSVTVEEKMVNEQLDRRMQYMISTIGSREKLEAYYKKTVEQFKVELRKQVKEMMLAEKMQNSITADVKVTPAQVKRFFNEIPTDSLPFFSTEVEIGQIILTPKVGKDRKAEARAQLETLKGRIEKGEDFGTLARVYSQDPASAAEGGDLGFWGRGAMVPEYEQAALQLKPNELSGIVESQFGLHLIQLIEKRGTEYRSRHILLRPTSSAQDLEDARTRLDSIRTAIMQDSITFEKAAKKFSSDETTKNNGGYFTDATTNSTHIATENLDPVIYFITDTMKIGQITKPLPVRTDDGKDALRLIYFKSKTPPHAANLKDDYQKIQHAALQEKKAEAMNKWFDKTKGEVFINIDPEYSECKILQGETTMLDE from the coding sequence TTGAAATATTGGTTAAACCTTAGTGCCTTGTGCGTGGCATTGTTGGCGGCATCTGCCCCACGCGCCAACGCCCAACTCAAAGGCCAAAGCATTGATAAAATTATTGCAAAAGTAGATAACTACATCGTTCTCAGATCTGATTTGGAAGTAGCATATTTGCAAGCCAGCCAAAACAACCAACGCCAACGCCCTGATATGCGCTGCAAAGTGTTGGAAAATTTGGTGATTAATAAACTTATGTTGGCCAAAGCCGACATCGACTCGGTAACGGTAGAAGAGAAAATGGTAAACGAACAACTCGACCGCCGTATGCAATACATGATTTCGACGATTGGCTCACGCGAAAAGCTCGAAGCCTATTACAAGAAAACCGTAGAGCAGTTCAAAGTAGAGTTGCGCAAGCAAGTAAAAGAAATGATGTTGGCTGAAAAAATGCAGAACAGCATTACGGCAGACGTAAAAGTTACGCCTGCGCAAGTGAAGCGTTTCTTCAATGAAATTCCGACCGACAGCTTGCCGTTTTTCTCGACGGAAGTGGAAATCGGGCAAATTATCCTGACTCCAAAAGTTGGTAAAGACCGCAAAGCCGAAGCCCGCGCCCAACTCGAAACGCTGAAAGGCCGCATCGAAAAAGGCGAAGATTTCGGAACGTTGGCGCGTGTGTATTCGCAAGACCCTGCCTCTGCTGCCGAAGGTGGCGACTTAGGTTTTTGGGGACGTGGCGCAATGGTGCCAGAGTATGAGCAAGCCGCTTTGCAACTCAAACCCAATGAGTTGTCGGGGATTGTAGAATCTCAATTTGGTTTGCACTTGATTCAACTTATCGAAAAACGTGGCACAGAATATCGTTCGCGCCACATTTTGTTACGCCCGACTTCTTCGGCACAAGATTTGGAAGATGCACGCACACGCCTCGACAGCATCCGCACGGCGATTATGCAAGACAGTATTACATTTGAAAAAGCAGCTAAGAAATTTTCTAGCGACGAAACCACTAAAAATAATGGCGGTTATTTCACGGATGCCACCACCAACAGCACGCACATTGCTACCGAAAATCTTGACCCTGTGATTTATTTTATCACGGATACCATGAAAATTGGTCAGATTACTAAGCCGCTACCCGTGCGCACCGACGACGGCAAAGACGCTTTGCGCCTGATTTATTTCAAATCAAAAACACCGCCGCACGCTGCCAACCTCAAAGACGATTATCAGAAAATACAACACGCGGCACTGCAAGAGAAAAAAGCAGAAGCCATGAACAAGTGGTTCGACAAAACGAAAGGCGAAGTATTTATTAACATTGACCCCGAATATTCCGAATGTAAAATCTTGCAAGGTGAAACCACCATGCTCGACGAATAA
- a CDS encoding GNAT family N-acetyltransferase yields the protein MPYAPTFFFYSPRYTDWLRAQIPQQLQRWQTPEACLLAWYNTDKKQLTSTVRASFGGIEATTHANFATHQYLYGQLLDWAKAQGATQIKVVLPPECYAPNVAWQAEILRELGFELLYQDLNFHWEITPEPVQTRWSGQARWKLSKSQRMGWTVTRVSNPDLAKTYDFILASRARKGFELSMSQADFVAQCTQFPHDYQVFEVRNAAGELLANAVTLAVSEQVLYVFYTADAPQARALSPVLLLHAGIYAYAQAQGFGYLDLGTASLQGIVNEGVAHFKQTALGARPTPKYTFLKKLV from the coding sequence ATGCCTTACGCGCCTACATTTTTCTTTTATTCGCCTCGCTATACGGATTGGTTACGTGCTCAAATCCCGCAGCAATTGCAACGTTGGCAAACGCCAGAGGCCTGTCTTTTGGCTTGGTATAACACTGATAAAAAGCAACTTACAAGCACCGTTCGGGCTTCTTTTGGGGGAATAGAAGCGACCACTCACGCCAATTTTGCAACGCATCAGTATTTGTACGGCCAGTTGCTCGACTGGGCTAAGGCGCAAGGCGCAACGCAAATCAAGGTAGTGTTACCGCCAGAGTGTTACGCGCCGAATGTGGCTTGGCAAGCAGAGATTTTGCGGGAACTGGGCTTTGAGTTGTTGTACCAAGACCTTAATTTTCATTGGGAAATAACGCCCGAACCCGTGCAAACGCGCTGGTCGGGGCAGGCGCGTTGGAAGTTGAGCAAGTCGCAGCGCATGGGCTGGACTGTAACGCGTGTCAGCAACCCCGATTTGGCCAAAACCTACGATTTTATTTTGGCCAGTCGCGCGCGCAAAGGTTTTGAGTTGAGTATGAGCCAAGCGGATTTTGTGGCGCAATGCACGCAATTTCCGCACGACTACCAAGTTTTTGAAGTGCGCAACGCGGCGGGCGAACTGTTGGCCAATGCCGTTACGTTGGCCGTATCGGAACAGGTATTGTATGTTTTTTATACGGCAGATGCGCCGCAAGCACGGGCTTTAAGCCCTGTGTTGCTGCTACACGCGGGCATTTATGCGTATGCGCAAGCACAAGGTTTCGGGTATTTGGATTTAGGTACAGCCTCGCTGCAAGGCATTGTAAATGAAGGTGTAGCGCATTTTAAGCAAACGGCTTTAGGCGCGAGGCCAACCCCAAAATATACGTTTTTGAAAAAATTAGTTTAA
- a CDS encoding segregation and condensation protein A, whose amino-acid sequence MSFEIKLPLFEGPFDLLLFFIERDELDIYDIPIARITDEFLEYVKHLEKINIEMASEFILVASTLMRIKAKTLLPRPDLDAKGNEIDPREELVRHLLEYKKYKSVVQTLAQMEDDRSNQFSRGNALAEVLQLAEQNNDEAELQHLDLYKLLKVYQRVMKRFELEQQRPVHTVVQYPYSIEQQKEHILGQLFFKTRIGFGELLTEFPNKIAAVFNFLAILELLQLGQIGLHIEEGFNQFWVERPATSEVEILAE is encoded by the coding sequence ATGAGCTTTGAAATAAAATTGCCTTTGTTTGAAGGGCCTTTCGATTTGCTACTGTTTTTCATCGAACGCGACGAGTTAGATATTTACGATATTCCGATTGCACGCATTACGGACGAGTTCTTGGAATATGTCAAACACTTAGAAAAAATAAATATTGAAATGGCCAGCGAATTTATTTTGGTGGCTTCTACGCTCATGCGAATTAAAGCGAAAACATTGCTGCCGCGCCCCGACCTCGACGCTAAAGGCAACGAAATAGACCCGCGTGAAGAGTTGGTAAGGCATTTGTTGGAATATAAAAAATACAAATCCGTAGTACAGACACTCGCCCAAATGGAAGACGACCGTTCCAATCAGTTTTCGCGCGGCAATGCCTTGGCCGAAGTGCTGCAACTAGCCGAACAGAACAACGACGAAGCCGAATTACAGCATTTGGATTTGTACAAATTGCTCAAAGTGTATCAGCGCGTCATGAAACGTTTTGAGCTGGAACAGCAACGCCCCGTGCATACGGTGGTGCAATATCCGTACAGCATTGAGCAGCAAAAAGAGCATATTTTGGGTCAATTATTTTTCAAAACGCGCATTGGCTTTGGCGAGTTGCTCACGGAGTTTCCCAACAAAATTGCGGCTGTTTTTAATTTTCTGGCTATTCTGGAACTGCTGCAATTAGGCCAAATCGGGTTGCACATCGAAGAGGGTTTTAATCAGTTTTGGGTGGAACGCCCCGCCACGAGCGAAGTAGAAATTTTAGCCGAATAA
- a CDS encoding efflux RND transporter periplasmic adaptor subunit, translating into MNLSKNIVLSLAMSAALMQGCLNREKPIHPSRRDVTQAIYASGKVYPLNYYRANSSVGGYLQKLYVQVGDSVREGQPLFSIKNELSDYNISVARNNMALAKSNLAENSSMMKAAREEIAAAYTKFRLDSTNYVRYKNLWAEQATTQVALDQARTLSETSFQNYQRAQETYKSTRQKLRTDVANAEQVYKSQQVGKDNFTINSAINGRVYDIAGRLGELIAPQVVVMEIGQAGAYEVELAIDETDINWIREGQEVVYSSDAFPNRYFSGKIKKIYPKIGLVNKSIKALATIEMPTDVKFYAGSTIEANIIFEKQKNVLVLPKFYVHNDSVRVNRDGKAQRIKIKTGLNDVEFVQIVEGLSEQDEVFKP; encoded by the coding sequence ATGAATCTATCCAAAAATATTGTATTGTCGTTGGCGATGAGTGCGGCACTGATGCAAGGTTGCCTCAATCGCGAAAAACCCATTCATCCTTCGCGCCGCGACGTAACGCAAGCGATTTATGCTTCAGGAAAAGTATATCCGCTTAACTATTACCGCGCCAACAGCAGCGTGGGCGGTTATTTACAAAAATTATACGTGCAAGTAGGCGACTCTGTACGTGAAGGCCAACCGTTATTTAGTATCAAAAATGAGCTTTCGGACTATAACATTAGCGTAGCTCGCAACAATATGGCTTTGGCCAAATCCAATTTGGCGGAAAACTCATCTATGATGAAAGCGGCACGCGAAGAAATTGCAGCGGCTTATACCAAATTCCGTTTGGACTCCACTAACTACGTGCGTTACAAGAATTTGTGGGCAGAGCAAGCCACTACGCAAGTAGCCTTAGACCAAGCCCGTACGTTGTCGGAAACCTCTTTCCAAAACTACCAACGCGCTCAAGAAACCTACAAAAGCACACGCCAAAAGCTCCGCACGGACGTGGCCAATGCCGAGCAGGTTTATAAGTCGCAGCAAGTGGGCAAAGATAATTTTACGATTAATTCGGCGATCAATGGTCGCGTGTACGACATTGCAGGCCGTTTGGGGGAACTAATTGCTCCTCAGGTAGTTGTCATGGAAATTGGGCAAGCGGGAGCGTATGAAGTAGAACTGGCCATCGACGAAACGGACATCAACTGGATTCGCGAAGGGCAAGAGGTCGTCTATTCGAGCGATGCATTTCCGAACCGTTATTTTTCGGGCAAAATCAAAAAGATTTACCCAAAAATTGGTTTGGTAAACAAGAGTATCAAGGCTTTGGCTACAATCGAAATGCCTACCGACGTGAAATTTTATGCAGGCTCAACCATCGAAGCCAACATTATTTTTGAAAAACAAAAAAATGTGTTGGTGCTGCCGAAGTTTTATGTACACAACGATTCGGTACGTGTGAACCGCGACGGCAAAGCGCAACGCATCAAAATTAAGACAGGTCTCAACGACGTGGAATTTGTGCAAATCGTGGAAGGCCTCAGCGAACAAGACGAGGTTTTCAAACCATAG
- a CDS encoding DUF3078 domain-containing protein, whose product MQTKITMLILGLILSATAFAAPTDSLKVSHWKSDIQTGTNLNQASFSSNWKGGGVNSIAVGLFFNGHANYENTRLSFNNDLQLQYGFLKNDGQSLRKNADRIFLDSKLGYKISPHWNLFASTNFAAQFDKGYEYKKDAVTGEEKSYLISRFFAPAYLTNSIGAEYKPVSYFWLRFGTGTLRQTFVTDTTLYHNVPKNYGVDIGSKVRNEIAFQFIASFDKDIAKNMNLKVRYAAFANYETLRAIDNRLDVLLAAKINKFVSVNLSGTLLYDEDMDYHIQTSQTLAIGLLYSISSK is encoded by the coding sequence ATGCAAACCAAAATTACTATGCTCATATTGGGGCTTATACTCAGTGCTACGGCTTTTGCCGCGCCAACAGACAGCCTAAAAGTAAGCCACTGGAAATCTGATATACAAACAGGGACAAACCTTAACCAAGCTTCTTTTAGTAGCAACTGGAAGGGCGGCGGTGTAAACTCTATTGCGGTGGGGCTTTTCTTTAACGGCCATGCCAACTACGAAAATACGCGTCTTTCTTTCAACAATGATTTGCAGTTGCAATACGGTTTTCTGAAAAATGACGGCCAATCTTTACGCAAAAATGCCGACCGCATTTTCTTAGATTCAAAATTGGGTTATAAAATTTCGCCGCACTGGAACTTGTTTGCCTCTACCAACTTCGCGGCGCAGTTCGACAAAGGCTACGAGTATAAAAAAGATGCGGTTACGGGTGAAGAAAAATCGTATCTGATTTCTCGTTTTTTTGCGCCTGCCTACCTTACCAACTCCATCGGGGCGGAATACAAACCTGTGAGTTATTTTTGGTTGCGCTTCGGCACAGGAACACTGCGCCAAACTTTTGTAACTGATACCACGCTTTACCACAACGTCCCCAAAAATTATGGGGTTGATATCGGCTCGAAAGTTCGTAACGAAATCGCCTTTCAGTTTATCGCTAGTTTTGATAAAGATATTGCCAAAAACATGAACTTGAAAGTACGTTATGCGGCTTTTGCCAACTACGAAACCCTACGCGCCATTGACAACCGTTTGGATGTGCTGCTGGCCGCCAAAATCAATAAATTTGTGAGCGTAAATCTTTCTGGAACATTGCTTTATGACGAAGACATGGACTATCATATCCAGACAAGTCAAACACTTGCCATAGGCCTTTTGTACAGCATTTCCAGTAAATAA